One Frankia alni ACN14a DNA window includes the following coding sequences:
- a CDS encoding glutamine synthetase family protein has protein sequence MSDPAWDRAALRISANGGRERDRLAAAARHAATNLEVRGVVCVACTFVDNSGITRMKGVPVGRLDRAVVWGVGASPVFDAFGADDGITTGRVAGGALGGPVGDLRLHPDLDRLTALAAQPGWAWAPADRRDQSGAPHPQDTRQLVRVEAARLAARGLRVAMAFEIEWAVAPAGADGFTPAAGGPAYGMTRVAELGDYLRDVVAALTEEGLVVEQIHPEYAAGQFEVSVAAQDPLAAADTCVLVKETVRAVSGRHGLRASFAPKVLADGVGNGGHVHLSLWGDGDGDDGSGVGGSGVGGSGDDGGAGGDSAARPGGYLGGYGAGPGTAAGGVVVGGSSAGGGWHGGGRVNLMGGGNGPGGLTATGEAFAAGILARLPALMALGAPSVASYLRLVPSQWASAYACWGLENREAALRMIPGPPAAGGRAANLEIKCFDLAANPYLVAAGLLAAGHAGLDGAARLPPPVDVDPASLDPAERARRGIARLPTDLGVAVAAFAADDVLRRACGPALHDTVATVRRAEIDRFADADAATVVAATRWRY, from the coding sequence GTGAGCGACCCTGCGTGGGACCGGGCCGCGCTGCGGATCAGCGCCAACGGCGGCCGCGAGCGCGACCGACTCGCCGCCGCGGCCAGGCATGCGGCGACGAACCTGGAGGTCCGCGGCGTCGTCTGCGTCGCCTGCACCTTCGTCGACAACAGCGGCATCACCCGGATGAAGGGCGTGCCGGTCGGTCGGCTGGACAGGGCGGTGGTGTGGGGCGTCGGCGCGTCCCCGGTGTTCGACGCGTTCGGCGCCGACGACGGGATCACCACCGGCCGCGTCGCCGGCGGCGCCCTCGGCGGCCCGGTCGGCGACCTGCGGCTGCATCCGGACCTGGACCGGCTGACCGCGCTCGCCGCCCAACCCGGGTGGGCGTGGGCGCCGGCGGACCGCCGTGATCAGAGCGGCGCGCCCCATCCCCAGGACACCCGGCAGCTCGTTCGGGTCGAGGCGGCGCGCCTGGCCGCACGCGGGCTACGGGTCGCGATGGCCTTCGAGATCGAGTGGGCCGTCGCGCCGGCCGGTGCCGACGGGTTCACTCCCGCCGCCGGTGGCCCCGCCTACGGGATGACCCGCGTCGCCGAGCTCGGTGACTACCTTCGCGACGTGGTCGCGGCGCTGACCGAGGAGGGGCTCGTCGTCGAGCAGATCCATCCCGAGTACGCGGCCGGCCAGTTCGAGGTCTCCGTCGCCGCCCAGGACCCGCTCGCCGCCGCGGACACCTGCGTGCTGGTGAAGGAGACCGTGCGCGCGGTCAGCGGGCGCCACGGCCTGCGCGCCTCGTTCGCGCCGAAGGTCCTCGCCGACGGCGTCGGCAACGGTGGGCACGTCCATCTGAGCCTGTGGGGCGATGGCGATGGCGATGACGGCAGTGGCGTGGGTGGCAGTGGCGTGGGTGGCAGTGGTGATGATGGTGGTGCTGGTGGCGACAGTGCGGCCCGGCCCGGCGGGTACCTCGGTGGATACGGGGCGGGGCCGGGCACTGCGGCGGGCGGCGTGGTGGTGGGGGGCTCGTCGGCGGGCGGCGGGTGGCACGGCGGTGGTCGGGTCAACCTGATGGGGGGCGGGAACGGCCCGGGTGGCCTGACCGCGACCGGCGAGGCGTTCGCCGCCGGGATTCTCGCCCGGCTGCCCGCGCTGATGGCGCTCGGCGCGCCGAGCGTGGCCTCCTATCTGCGGCTGGTGCCGTCCCAGTGGGCGAGCGCCTACGCCTGCTGGGGACTGGAGAACCGGGAGGCCGCGCTGCGGATGATCCCCGGCCCGCCGGCGGCCGGGGGCCGGGCGGCGAACCTGGAGATCAAATGCTTCGATCTCGCCGCCAACCCCTACCTCGTGGCGGCCGGTCTGCTCGCCGCCGGCCACGCCGGCCTGGACGGCGCGGCGAGGCTTCCCCCGCCCGTCGACGTCGACCCGGCCTCGCTCGACCCCGCCGAGCGGGCCCGGCGGGGCATCGCCCGGCTGCCGACCGACCTCGGCGTGGCCGTCGCCGCCTTCGCGGCAGACGACGTCCTGCGCCGCGCCTGCGGTCCGGCGTTGCACGACACCGTCGCCACGGTCCGGCGCGCGGAGATCGACCGGTTCGCCGACGCCGACGCGGCCACCGTCGTGGCCGCCACCCGCTGGCGCTACTGA
- a CDS encoding saccharopine dehydrogenase NADP-binding domain-containing protein: MENQGTAAAVAGGTPTPPENFMQSPDSMPPGSPPTVAATTGAETTGAETTGAETTGTIVVFGATGYTGRLVTAELVAAGHRPVLAGRAGPRVAALAAAHGGLATAVADAADAAALRRLLRAGDVLVSTVGPFDQLGRPAVAAAAAAGAHYVDCSGEGAFLRHVFADVGPRAAAAGCVLLPGAGFEFVPGNLAGALALHAAGDAARRLDVGYLVSGPTGMSCGTRATLLAALGDGVLVLRGGRLVQRPLAREVRAFSAPAARATPVDQAGTAGRARPADQAVRGARRGALWSGGEAITLPRLAPALTDVSTYFGGGGDGGARAAQALSFPLAGLRRLPPTRAALDALARAARSTSGRGPDAPNRARAGVRVIACARDGAGRELATAALAGHDPYTFTGRIMAWMAGHLAAGTVRRVGALGPVEAFGLADLERAVQAAGLHRVV, from the coding sequence ATGGAGAACCAAGGCACGGCGGCAGCCGTGGCAGGCGGTACCCCCACGCCGCCGGAGAACTTCATGCAGTCGCCGGACTCCATGCCACCGGGCTCCCCGCCGACGGTCGCCGCGACCACGGGCGCCGAGACGACGGGCGCCGAGACGACGGGCGCCGAGACCACGGGGACCATCGTGGTGTTCGGGGCGACCGGCTACACGGGCCGGCTGGTCACCGCCGAGCTCGTCGCGGCCGGGCACCGGCCGGTGCTGGCCGGGCGCGCCGGCCCGCGGGTCGCCGCCCTCGCCGCCGCCCACGGCGGGCTGGCGACCGCCGTGGCCGACGCCGCCGACGCCGCAGCGCTGCGCCGGCTGCTGCGCGCGGGCGACGTGCTCGTCTCCACGGTCGGCCCGTTCGACCAGCTCGGCCGCCCGGCGGTGGCGGCGGCCGCGGCGGCGGGGGCGCACTACGTCGACTGCTCCGGCGAGGGGGCGTTCCTGCGCCACGTCTTCGCCGACGTCGGGCCGCGGGCGGCGGCGGCCGGCTGCGTGCTGCTCCCCGGCGCCGGCTTCGAGTTCGTACCGGGCAACCTCGCCGGCGCGCTGGCCCTGCACGCGGCCGGCGACGCGGCCCGCCGGCTCGACGTCGGCTACCTCGTCAGCGGGCCCACGGGGATGAGCTGCGGAACACGGGCGACGCTGCTGGCCGCCCTCGGCGACGGCGTCCTCGTCCTGCGCGGCGGCCGACTCGTGCAGCGCCCGCTCGCCCGGGAGGTGCGCGCGTTCTCCGCCCCCGCCGCCCGGGCCACGCCCGTCGACCAGGCCGGGACTGCCGGCCGGGCGCGGCCTGCCGATCAGGCGGTGCGGGGAGCCCGGCGCGGCGCGCTGTGGTCCGGCGGGGAGGCGATCACGCTGCCCCGCCTGGCGCCGGCGCTGACCGACGTCTCCACCTACTTCGGCGGCGGCGGTGATGGCGGTGCCCGGGCGGCGCAGGCGCTGTCGTTCCCGCTGGCCGGGCTGCGGCGCCTGCCACCGACGCGGGCGGCGCTCGACGCGCTGGCCCGCGCCGCCCGGTCGACCAGCGGGCGGGGCCCGGACGCGCCGAACCGGGCGCGCGCCGGGGTTCGGGTGATCGCCTGCGCCCGTGACGGCGCCGGCCGGGAGCTCGCCACCGCCGCGCTGGCCGGCCACGACCCGTACACGTTCACTGGGCGGATCATGGCCTGGATGGCGGGGCACCTTGCCGCGGGCACGGTCCGCCGCGTCGGCGCGCTCGGCCCGGTCGAGGCGTTCGGCCTGGCCGACCTGGAGCGGGCCGTCCAGGCAGCCGGGCTGCACCGCGTCGTCTGA
- a CDS encoding pyruvate carboxylase: MRKVLVANRSEIAVRVFRAAQELGLRTVAVYTPEDVSALHRTKASEAYELGGPGHPVRGYLDIDALLTVAKQAEADALHPGYGFLSESAVLAEACAAAGVTFVGPPPSVLRLTGDKVAARNAAMAAGLPVLRASTPLPDGQGAAQAAEEVGFPLFVKASAGGGGRGLRRVERAADLADAVASASREAAAAFGDGTVFLEQAVDRPRHIEVQVFADSYGNIIHLYERDCSVQRRHQKVVEIAPAPRLDEAIRASICADAVRFAQHVGYVNAGTVEFLLGADGQYTFMEMNPRIQVEHTVTEEVTGVDLVAAQLRIADGESLADLNLGQDQIALRGTAIQCRVTTEDPADGFRPDTGTISFYQSPGGPGVRLDGATYAGAEVSPYFDSLLVKLTARGSTLEKAARRARRALNEFRVRGVRTNIDFLGRVLTDPDFLAGGVTTSFIDERPELLLPGRGTDQTSRTLARLAESTVNGFRRPAHALVDPRIRLPELPLLPDGQGVAIGPGSPACLGTGTGGGSGQGLSGAGLTGVAVPAGSRQLLTELGPAGWAARLRAQEALAVTDTTLRDAHQSLLATRLRSFDILAAAPSFAALTPNLLSLEAWGGATYDVALRFLAEDPWERLAALRSTAPNQCLQMLLRGRNAVGYTPYPDDVVRAFVAEAAATGVDIFRIFDALNDMEQMRPAIEAVLETGTAIAEGTLCYTGDLSDPGEQIYTLDYYLRLADQLVAAGVHVLAIKDMAGLLRPAAAATLVTALRERFDLPVHLHTHDTAGGQLATLLAASAAGVDAVDAAAAPMSGGTSQVNMSALVAATDHTPRATGIALSALSSMEAYWEAVRDLYAPFEAGLRAPTGAVYRHEIPGGQLTNLRQQAIALGLGERWPAVQEAYAVANELLGKPIKVTPTSKVVGDLALFLVGGGVDVATLREHPERFDLPASVLGYLAGELGTPPAGFAEPFRERALAGRHPAPPSADLDPADAAELAVPGARRRAALSRLLFPGPWKDYLAAADSYGDSSLVPTEPYLYGLRPGVPVAVTLEPGVEIIIELETLSEPDDAAMRTLYLRVNGQPRPVRVRDNSITATTASARRADPGDANQIGAGLPGIVTFTVAAGDTVTQGQKLAVVEAMKMEAAVTSPVAGTVGELVRANGDSVEVGDLLLVVRP; this comes from the coding sequence GTGCGTAAGGTCCTGGTCGCAAATCGCAGTGAGATAGCCGTCCGCGTCTTCCGAGCCGCCCAGGAACTGGGGCTGCGCACCGTTGCGGTCTACACCCCGGAGGATGTTTCCGCGTTGCACCGGACGAAGGCGTCCGAAGCGTACGAGCTCGGCGGGCCGGGTCATCCGGTGCGGGGCTACCTCGACATCGACGCGCTGCTCACGGTGGCCAAGCAGGCGGAGGCGGACGCGCTGCACCCCGGCTACGGCTTCCTGTCGGAGTCGGCGGTGCTGGCCGAGGCGTGCGCGGCGGCGGGGGTGACCTTCGTCGGGCCGCCGCCGTCGGTGCTGCGGCTGACGGGAGACAAGGTCGCCGCGCGCAACGCGGCGATGGCGGCCGGGCTGCCGGTGCTGCGCGCGTCCACGCCGCTGCCGGACGGGCAGGGCGCGGCGCAGGCGGCCGAGGAGGTCGGGTTCCCGCTGTTCGTGAAGGCCTCGGCGGGCGGCGGCGGGCGGGGACTGCGCCGGGTGGAGCGGGCGGCGGACCTCGCCGACGCGGTGGCCAGCGCCTCCCGGGAGGCCGCGGCGGCGTTCGGCGACGGGACCGTGTTCCTGGAGCAGGCGGTCGATCGCCCCCGTCACATCGAGGTGCAGGTCTTCGCCGACTCCTACGGCAACATCATCCACCTGTACGAGCGGGACTGCTCGGTGCAGCGCCGCCACCAGAAGGTCGTCGAGATCGCCCCGGCGCCGAGGCTGGACGAGGCGATCCGGGCGAGCATCTGCGCGGACGCGGTCCGCTTCGCCCAGCACGTCGGCTACGTCAACGCCGGCACCGTCGAGTTCCTCCTCGGCGCCGACGGCCAGTACACGTTCATGGAGATGAACCCGCGCATCCAGGTCGAGCACACGGTCACCGAGGAGGTCACCGGCGTCGACCTGGTCGCGGCCCAGCTGCGCATCGCCGACGGGGAGAGCCTCGCCGACCTCAACCTCGGCCAGGACCAGATCGCCCTGCGCGGCACCGCGATCCAGTGCCGGGTCACCACGGAGGACCCGGCGGACGGCTTCCGGCCCGACACCGGGACGATCAGCTTCTACCAGTCTCCGGGCGGCCCCGGCGTCCGCCTCGACGGCGCGACCTACGCCGGCGCCGAGGTCAGTCCCTACTTCGACTCGCTGCTGGTGAAGCTGACCGCGCGGGGCAGCACGCTGGAGAAGGCGGCGCGCCGCGCGCGCCGGGCGCTCAACGAGTTCCGGGTCCGCGGCGTCCGGACCAACATCGACTTCCTGGGGCGGGTGCTCACCGACCCCGACTTCCTCGCCGGCGGGGTGACGACGTCGTTCATCGACGAGCGTCCGGAGCTGCTTCTGCCCGGCCGGGGTACCGACCAGACCAGCCGGACGCTCGCCCGCCTCGCCGAGAGCACCGTCAACGGGTTCCGGCGACCGGCGCACGCCCTGGTAGACCCGCGCATCCGGCTGCCCGAGCTGCCGCTGCTGCCCGACGGCCAGGGGGTGGCGATCGGCCCCGGCTCGCCCGCCTGCCTCGGCACCGGCACCGGTGGCGGCAGTGGTCAGGGGCTGTCCGGCGCGGGCCTCACCGGCGTCGCGGTGCCCGCCGGCTCGCGGCAGCTGCTCACCGAGCTCGGCCCCGCCGGCTGGGCGGCGCGGCTGCGCGCCCAGGAGGCGCTGGCCGTCACCGACACCACCCTGCGTGACGCCCACCAGTCGCTGCTGGCCACCCGGCTGCGCAGCTTCGACATCCTCGCGGCGGCGCCGTCGTTCGCCGCCCTGACGCCGAACCTGCTCAGCCTGGAGGCGTGGGGCGGGGCGACGTACGACGTGGCGCTGCGGTTCCTGGCCGAGGACCCGTGGGAGCGGCTCGCGGCGCTGCGGTCCACCGCGCCGAACCAGTGCCTGCAGATGCTGCTGCGCGGCCGCAACGCGGTCGGCTACACGCCGTACCCGGACGACGTGGTGCGGGCGTTCGTCGCCGAGGCCGCCGCGACCGGCGTCGACATCTTCCGGATCTTCGACGCCCTCAACGACATGGAACAGATGCGCCCGGCGATCGAGGCGGTCCTGGAGACCGGCACGGCGATCGCCGAGGGCACCCTGTGCTACACCGGCGACCTGTCCGACCCCGGCGAGCAGATCTACACCCTCGACTACTACCTGCGCCTCGCCGACCAGCTCGTCGCCGCCGGCGTGCACGTGCTGGCGATCAAGGACATGGCCGGGCTGCTGCGCCCCGCCGCGGCGGCGACGCTGGTCACCGCTCTGCGCGAGCGGTTTGACCTGCCCGTCCACCTGCACACGCACGACACGGCCGGCGGCCAGCTCGCCACCCTGCTCGCCGCGTCCGCGGCCGGGGTGGACGCCGTCGACGCCGCCGCCGCGCCGATGTCCGGCGGCACCAGCCAGGTGAACATGTCGGCGCTGGTCGCCGCGACCGACCACACCCCGCGGGCGACGGGGATCGCGCTGTCGGCGCTGTCGTCGATGGAGGCCTACTGGGAGGCGGTGCGCGACCTGTACGCGCCGTTCGAGGCGGGCCTGCGGGCGCCGACCGGGGCGGTGTACCGGCACGAGATCCCCGGCGGGCAGCTCACCAACCTGCGCCAGCAGGCGATCGCGCTGGGGCTCGGGGAGCGCTGGCCGGCCGTGCAGGAGGCGTACGCGGTCGCCAACGAGCTGCTCGGCAAACCGATCAAGGTGACGCCGACCAGCAAGGTCGTCGGCGATCTGGCGCTGTTCCTCGTCGGCGGCGGGGTGGACGTCGCCACGCTGCGGGAGCATCCCGAGCGCTTCGACCTGCCCGCGAGCGTCCTGGGCTACCTCGCCGGGGAGCTCGGCACGCCGCCGGCCGGGTTCGCCGAGCCGTTCCGGGAGCGGGCGCTGGCCGGCCGCCACCCGGCGCCGCCGTCGGCCGACCTCGACCCCGCCGACGCCGCCGAGCTCGCCGTCCCCGGCGCCCGGCGCCGCGCGGCGCTGTCCCGGCTGCTGTTCCCCGGCCCGTGGAAGGACTACCTGGCCGCCGCCGACAGCTACGGCGACTCGTCGCTGGTCCCGACCGAGCCCTACCTGTACGGGCTGCGGCCGGGCGTGCCGGTGGCCGTCACGCTGGAGCCCGGCGTCGAGATCATCATCGAGCTGGAGACGCTGTCCGAGCCGGACGACGCCGCCATGCGAACCCTGTACCTGCGGGTCAACGGCCAGCCCCGGCCGGTCCGGGTCCGCGACAACTCCATCACGGCGACGACGGCCTCGGCGCGCCGTGCCGACCCCGGCGACGCGAACCAGATCGGCGCCGGGCTGCCCGGCATCGTCACCTTCACCGTCGCCGCCGGGGACACCGTCACCCAGGGCCAGAAGCTCGCGGTGGTCGAGGCGATGAAGATGGAGGCCGCCGTGACCAGCCCCGTGGCCGGCACCGTCGGCGAGCTCGTCCGCGCCAACGGCGACTCCGTCGAGGTCGGCGACCTGCTGCTCGTCGTCCGCCCCTGA
- a CDS encoding bifunctional glycosyltransferase family 2/GtrA family protein, producing MTTWMPSSATGTGAPAQRVPVEQTHASTAVEDDGRPLPVLDVVIPVYNEETDLGPCVRRLHAHLRDSFPYPFQLTIADNASTDGTLGIALALAEELPGVRTVHLDAKGRGRALHTAWAMSPAPVLAYMDVDLSTDLAALLPLVAPLISGHSDLAIGTRLARTSRVVRGPRREVISRCYNLILRGTLAARFSDAQCGFKAIRADAAAALLPLVEDTGWFFDTELLVLAERAGMRIHEVPVDWIDDPDSRVDVLATAIADLKGVVRLLRALGTGALPLAELRREFGRGPLTATAGLGPGEGGGTEGRGGAAGGVQVPGVPRGLPGQLVRFAIIGVASTLAYLVLFVLLRTATGAQAANLLALLITAVANTAANRRLTFGLTGAAQAGRHHLQGLVVFAIGLGLTSGSLAALHAASDHPGRGLEVTVLVLANLLSTVIRFLLLRAWVFRPGPATPGAS from the coding sequence ATGACGACGTGGATGCCTTCCTCGGCGACCGGAACCGGTGCCCCCGCGCAGCGCGTTCCCGTGGAGCAGACGCACGCCAGCACGGCAGTGGAGGACGACGGCCGACCGCTGCCGGTGCTCGACGTCGTCATCCCGGTCTACAACGAGGAGACCGATCTCGGCCCCTGCGTGCGCCGGCTACACGCCCACCTGCGGGACTCGTTCCCCTACCCGTTCCAGCTCACGATCGCCGACAACGCCAGCACCGACGGCACCCTCGGGATCGCGCTGGCGCTGGCGGAGGAGCTGCCCGGGGTACGCACGGTGCACCTCGACGCGAAGGGACGCGGCCGGGCGCTGCACACCGCCTGGGCGATGTCGCCCGCGCCGGTGCTCGCCTACATGGACGTCGATCTGTCCACCGACCTCGCCGCGCTGCTGCCGCTGGTCGCGCCGCTCATCAGCGGGCATTCGGACCTCGCGATCGGTACCCGGCTCGCCCGCACCTCCCGGGTGGTGCGCGGGCCGCGCCGGGAGGTGATCTCCCGCTGCTACAACCTGATCCTGCGCGGGACGCTCGCCGCCCGCTTCTCCGACGCGCAGTGCGGCTTCAAGGCGATCCGCGCCGACGCCGCCGCGGCGCTGCTGCCCCTGGTGGAGGACACCGGCTGGTTCTTCGACACCGAGCTGCTCGTCCTCGCCGAGCGGGCCGGGATGCGCATCCACGAGGTACCCGTCGACTGGATCGACGATCCGGACAGCCGGGTCGACGTCCTCGCCACGGCGATCGCGGACCTCAAGGGGGTCGTGCGGCTGCTGCGGGCGCTGGGCACCGGCGCGCTGCCGCTGGCCGAGCTGCGCCGGGAGTTCGGCCGCGGCCCGCTGACCGCCACGGCCGGCCTCGGCCCGGGCGAGGGCGGCGGCACGGAGGGCAGGGGCGGGGCGGCGGGAGGGGTGCAGGTGCCGGGAGTGCCGCGGGGACTGCCGGGTCAGCTCGTCCGCTTCGCCATCATCGGTGTGGCCAGCACCCTGGCCTACCTGGTGCTGTTCGTCCTGCTGCGGACGGCCACCGGCGCGCAGGCGGCGAACCTGCTGGCGCTGCTCATCACCGCGGTGGCGAACACGGCGGCGAACCGGCGGCTCACCTTCGGGCTCACCGGGGCGGCCCAGGCCGGGCGTCACCACCTGCAGGGTCTGGTGGTGTTCGCCATCGGGCTGGGGCTGACCAGCGGTTCGCTCGCCGCGCTGCACGCGGCGAGCGACCATCCCGGCCGCGGCCTGGAGGTCACGGTCCTCGTGCTGGCGAACCTGTTGTCCACCGTCATCCGGTTCCTGCTGCTGCGGGCCTGGGTGTTCCGTCCCGGCCCGGCGACGCCCGGAGCCTCCTGA
- a CDS encoding ArnT family glycosyltransferase, producing the protein MSPTLTDPIPRDGGRRAQGHRRRLPWSRTEPAAPAGPAAPTDPGAPTDPDVPADHDAPTVLGPAAEGAVPPAAAEPDPRWVRPALIVLLVGTGVLYLWDLSASGWANAFYSAAVQAGSVSWKAFFYGSSDAGNSITVDKPPASLWVMALSARIFGLNSWSLLVPQALMGVGTVGLLYATVRRQLSAGAGLLAGAVLALTPVAALMFRFNNPDALLVLLLVAGAYATLRAVEQASTRWMVLAGVLVSFAFLTKLLQALVVVPIFALVYLACAPTSFWRRVRQTLAGGLGLLIPAGLFIAIVELVPDSSRPYIGGSQHNSLLELTLGYNGLGRLTGNETGSVGGGGAGGRRGFGLLQNGAAAALPGGGTGAGTGTGTGTGAGGAAGLANGAAGGMPFPGGGGPGGGRGGGMWGSTGWTRMFGSEVGGQISWLLPAALILLVAGLWITRRAPRTDRLRAAFALWGGWLLVTGIIFSQMKGIFHAYYTVALAPAVGALVGMGAVLLWRHRRHPAAALAGAATIAATTAWSWTLLHRTADWHPWIRYAVLVAGIIATLGFLATVRLPRRASIGVAAVALVAGLLGPGAYAVATAGTPHTGSIPSAGPAGAGFGGPGGFMRRLNGQPGGTGRNQAGGAFPGGGQTGTFPGGGQGTFPGGGQTGGFPGGGQGGFPGGGQTGGFPGFPGGTTGGAGGTTGGGTGNGATGSPGTTQGRGGMRGGMGGLLDAAKPSDAIVKLFKQNADSYTWVAAAVGSNSAAGYQLATREPVMPIGGFNGSDPSPTLAQFKKYVTEGKIHYFIGGGGFGQANGGSNSSQEIAAWITENFTEKTVGGVTLYDLTAPKASTSTSSSTTTTRTT; encoded by the coding sequence ATGTCGCCCACACTCACCGACCCGATCCCGCGCGACGGGGGTCGGCGCGCTCAGGGACACCGTCGCCGGCTGCCGTGGAGCAGGACGGAGCCCGCCGCGCCGGCGGGCCCCGCCGCGCCGACAGACCCCGGTGCGCCGACAGACCCCGATGTGCCGGCGGACCACGACGCGCCCACCGTCCTCGGGCCCGCTGCCGAGGGCGCGGTACCGCCCGCCGCCGCCGAGCCGGACCCACGTTGGGTCCGCCCGGCGCTGATCGTCCTGCTGGTCGGCACCGGCGTGCTGTACCTGTGGGACCTGAGCGCCTCGGGCTGGGCCAACGCCTTCTACTCGGCCGCGGTCCAGGCGGGCTCGGTGAGCTGGAAGGCGTTCTTCTACGGCTCCTCGGACGCCGGCAACTCGATCACCGTCGACAAGCCACCGGCCTCCCTGTGGGTGATGGCGCTGTCGGCGCGCATCTTCGGGTTGAACTCGTGGAGTCTGCTCGTCCCGCAGGCGCTGATGGGCGTGGGCACCGTCGGGCTGCTCTACGCGACGGTGCGCCGCCAGCTCTCCGCCGGGGCGGGCCTGCTCGCCGGGGCGGTACTCGCGCTCACCCCGGTGGCGGCGCTGATGTTCCGGTTCAACAACCCGGACGCGCTGCTGGTTCTCCTGCTGGTCGCCGGCGCGTACGCGACGCTGCGCGCGGTGGAGCAGGCCAGCACCCGCTGGATGGTGCTGGCCGGCGTCCTCGTCAGCTTCGCGTTCCTGACGAAGCTGCTGCAGGCGCTGGTCGTGGTGCCGATCTTCGCGCTGGTCTACCTGGCCTGCGCGCCGACGTCGTTCTGGCGCCGGGTCCGCCAGACGCTGGCCGGCGGCCTCGGGCTGCTGATCCCCGCCGGGCTGTTCATCGCGATCGTGGAACTGGTCCCCGACTCGTCACGGCCGTACATCGGCGGCTCCCAGCACAACAGCCTGCTGGAACTCACCCTCGGTTACAACGGGCTCGGCCGGCTCACCGGCAACGAGACCGGCAGCGTCGGCGGCGGCGGAGCCGGCGGCCGCCGCGGCTTCGGCCTGCTCCAGAACGGCGCGGCCGCGGCGCTGCCGGGCGGCGGCACCGGCGCCGGCACGGGCACGGGCACGGGCACGGGCGCCGGCGGCGCGGCCGGGTTGGCGAACGGCGCCGCCGGCGGGATGCCGTTCCCGGGTGGCGGTGGCCCCGGCGGCGGGCGCGGCGGCGGCATGTGGGGCTCGACCGGCTGGACCCGGATGTTCGGCTCGGAGGTCGGCGGTCAGATCTCCTGGCTGCTGCCGGCCGCGCTGATTCTGCTGGTCGCCGGGCTGTGGATCACCCGGCGGGCACCGCGCACCGACCGGCTGCGGGCCGCGTTCGCCCTCTGGGGCGGCTGGCTGCTCGTCACCGGGATCATCTTCAGCCAGATGAAGGGCATCTTCCACGCCTACTACACGGTGGCCCTGGCTCCGGCGGTCGGCGCCCTGGTGGGCATGGGAGCCGTCCTGCTGTGGCGGCACCGGCGTCACCCCGCCGCCGCGCTGGCCGGCGCGGCGACGATCGCCGCGACCACCGCCTGGTCGTGGACGCTGCTGCACCGCACCGCCGACTGGCACCCGTGGATCCGCTACGCCGTGCTGGTCGCGGGCATCATCGCCACGCTCGGCTTCCTCGCCACCGTCCGGCTGCCCCGCCGGGCCTCGATCGGGGTCGCCGCGGTGGCCCTCGTCGCCGGCCTGCTCGGTCCGGGCGCGTACGCGGTGGCCACCGCCGGAACGCCGCACACCGGCTCGATCCCCTCGGCCGGCCCGGCCGGCGCCGGCTTCGGCGGCCCGGGCGGCTTCATGCGCCGCCTGAACGGACAGCCGGGCGGCACAGGCCGCAACCAGGCAGGCGGCGCCTTCCCGGGCGGCGGCCAGACCGGCACCTTCCCAGGCGGCGGCCAGGGCACGTTCCCGGGCGGCGGCCAGACCGGCGGATTCCCGGGCGGCGGCCAGGGCGGCTTCCCCGGCGGCGGCCAGACCGGCGGATTCCCCGGGTTCCCCGGCGGCACGACCGGCGGCGCCGGCGGCACGACCGGCGGCGGCACCGGCAACGGCGCGACGGGCAGCCCGGGCACCACCCAGGGCCGGGGCGGCATGCGCGGCGGCATGGGCGGCCTGCTCGACGCCGCGAAGCCCAGCGACGCCATCGTGAAGCTGTTCAAGCAGAACGCCGACTCCTACACCTGGGTCGCGGCGGCGGTGGGCTCGAACAGCGCCGCCGGCTACCAGCTCGCGACCCGCGAACCGGTCATGCCGATCGGTGGCTTCAACGGCAGCGACCCGTCGCCGACGCTGGCGCAGTTCAAGAAGTACGTGACCGAAGGAAAGATCCACTACTTCATCGGTGGCGGCGGCTTCGGCCAGGCCAACGGCGGCAGCAACTCCTCGCAGGAGATCGCCGCCTGGATCACGGAGAACTTCACCGAGAAGACGGTCGGCGGGGTCACCCTCTACGACCTGACCGCCCCCAAGGCGAGCACCAGCACCTCCTCCTCCACCACCACCACTCGCACCACCTGA